The region CGCCTTCAGTGGAATTGTTGACCTCGATAAGACACATGCACAAGCAGGGCTATAAGATTGCTTTAGATGATTTTATTCCGAGTAAAGAGTGGAACGCTTTTTTACCTTATGTTTCAGTGATCAAATTCGATCTTCGGCAGACCTCAGTCGACATTGCTAAGCAATTTATGGCGCGTACCAAACAGTTCAACATTGAATTTCTTGCCGAAAAGATTGAAACCTACGACGAATTTCAAAAAGCCAAAGCCGCTGGTTTTACCCTTTTCCAAGGTTATTTCTTTGCACGCCCTGAGATCTTACAACACCAGTCCCTTGATCCCTCATTTCTGACTTTGATCCAACTCTGTAAAGAGGTCGCAAAAGATCAACTTGATTATCCTGCTTTAGAAGCGATCATCTCCCGCGATCTTTCGATGTCTTATAAATTGCTTTCGTTTGTGAACGCTTCCGCTAGTGTCAGTTCCAAGATCCAGAATTTTAAACAAGCGATTGTTTATCTAGGAGAGCAACGTCTACGTCGCTTTATCTCCATTGTCGCCATTGCCTCCGCTCAAAAATCAAAGCCTCATGCACTTTATACTCTCTCGATCCAACGTGCTCGTTTTTGTGAATTGCTCTGGCAACGAGCTAAAAAGCGGGATAACAGCATTGAACAAGGCGCAGCTTTTTTAACTGGCATGTTCTCATTACTCGATAGTTTGCTCGATCAACCTTTAGAGAATATCCTGCAGCAAATGCCTATCGACTCCGCAATCAAACTGGCTTTATTGCAACATAAAGGGACGCTAGGAGAAATTCTCGATTTGGCGATCGGCTATGAAACCGCTGATTGGGCTCATGTCTCGCACTTAGCGGATAAATTAGCAATAACTCACGCTGACGTGATTAGCAGTTATGATGACGCGATTGAGTGGGCAGATGTGTTAATGGATATGAATTTATAGACATTATTATAGTTTCTACTTAGACTTTCCCATCATTTTATAATTCGATATTGCCTATGACTCTCTGCTATTGTAACTCCGGTCTAGCTTATTCAGACTGCTGCCAACCAGTTCATCATGATCACGCTAACGCCAAAACGCCTGAGCAGCTAATGCGGGCTAGATACAGTGCACACGTACTGAAATTGGTTGATTTTATCGTTGCAACCTATCACCCCTCGT is a window of Vibrio porteresiae DSM 19223 DNA encoding:
- a CDS encoding EAL and HDOD domain-containing protein, whose amino-acid sequence is MTRTRVMASTKATPKFSYIARQPILNSDRVTIGYELLFRDGPNNSFPEIDPEKATSQLLSDHFLSTHYHTLGGKLGFVNFPYHSLVNMIPTVFPTNSLVIEVLETCPPSVELLTSIRHMHKQGYKIALDDFIPSKEWNAFLPYVSVIKFDLRQTSVDIAKQFMARTKQFNIEFLAEKIETYDEFQKAKAAGFTLFQGYFFARPEILQHQSLDPSFLTLIQLCKEVAKDQLDYPALEAIISRDLSMSYKLLSFVNASASVSSKIQNFKQAIVYLGEQRLRRFISIVAIASAQKSKPHALYTLSIQRARFCELLWQRAKKRDNSIEQGAAFLTGMFSLLDSLLDQPLENILQQMPIDSAIKLALLQHKGTLGEILDLAIGYETADWAHVSHLADKLAITHADVISSYDDAIEWADVLMDMNL